CCGGCGGGCCGGCGTCCCGTACGCCTTCCTCGCCCCCGGCCTGCTCCTGTTCACCCTGTTCCTGGCCGCCCCGATCGTCTACGCCGGCTACCTGAGCCTGCGCAAGGTGAAGGTCAGCGGCCTCGGCCTCGGCGCCAAGTCGCGCACCGAGGTGTGGGCCGGGCTGAGCAACTACACCCGATCGATGACCGACCCGGAGTGGCTGCCCAGCGTCTACCGGATCCTCGGCTACGGCCTGGTCGTGGTGCCGCTCATGCTGGGCACCGCCCTGCTGATGGCCCTGCTGCTGGACGCCGGCCGGACCCGGCCCGCGCTGAGCAGCTTCACCCGGATCTCGATCTTCCTGCCGTACGCGGTGCCGGCCGTGGTCGCCTCGCTGCTCTGGGGCTTCCTCTACCTGCCCCGGGTCAGCCCGTTCGTCTACGCCCTGGACCGGATCGGCATCCAGGCGCCCGAGCTGCTCTCCTCCTCGTGGGTGCTCTACGCGGTGGCGAACGTCGCGATCTGGGGCGGCACCGGC
This window of the Actinoplanes oblitus genome carries:
- a CDS encoding carbohydrate ABC transporter permease is translated as MTCTGWAFLQEAATRFRTRKVSAMTLTTTRPTSTAAPVASKPVRNRRAGVPYAFLAPGLLLFTLFLAAPIVYAGYLSLRKVKVSGLGLGAKSRTEVWAGLSNYTRSMTDPEWLPSVYRILGYGLVVVPLMLGTALLMALLLDAGRTRPALSSFTRISIFLPYAVPAVVASLLWGFLYLPRVSPFVYALDRIGIQAPELLSSSWVLYAVANVAIWGGTGFNMIVIYTALKSVPTSLYESARIDGASELSIAWRIKIPIVMPSLIMTFVFSMIATLQVFAEPITLKPLSNTISFTWTPLMKVYRDAFVRNDIYAAAATSVVIAVATFILSFGFLKLVGRRAFNQED